The following nucleotide sequence is from Salinispirillum sp. LH 10-3-1.
GGTGGCGATCATAAAGAACATCTGGCCAACGAAGGGAATACCCACGGTAAACATGTGGTGTGCCCAAACGAAGAACGACAGGATAGCGATGGCCGCAGTAGCGTAAACCATGGACGCATATCCAAACAGTTTCTTACGTGAAAACGCAGGAATGATGGCGCTGACAATACCAAAGGCAGGCAGGATCATGATGTACACTTCAGGGTGACCGAAGAACCAGAACAGGTGCTGGAACAAAATCGGGCTACCACCACCGGCGGCGTTAAAGAACGACGTACCACCGGCAATATCCAGCAGCATCATGGTGATTACAGCAGCCAGAACCGGCATAACCATGATCAGCAAGAAAGCTGTGATCAACCAAGTCCAGACGAACAACGGCATCTTCATCCAGTCCATGCCAGGCGCACGCATGTTCCAGATGGTTACAATGATATTGATCGCACCAGCAATGGATGAAATACCCATGATGTGCATCGACAGGATAAAGAACACGGTAGACGGCGGACCGTAAGTCGTCGACAGCGGCGCATAGAACGTCCAACCGAAGTTAGGGCCACCGCCGGGCATGAACAGGGTACTTACCAACAACAAGAAAGCAAAAGGCAAAATCCAGAAGCTCATGTTGTTCAAACGCGGCAAGGCCATGTCGGGCGCCCCGATCATGACCGGGATCATGTAGTTAGCCAAGCCAACGAACGCTGGCATGACGGCACCGAACACCATGATCAAACCGTGCATGGTGGTCATCTGGTTGAAGAACTCAGGCTGTACCAGCTGCAATCCGGGCTGGAACAGCTCGGCGCGGATGATCATGGCAAAGAAGCCGCCTAACAAAAACATCGCAAAGCTGAACCACATATACATCGCACCGATGTCTTTATGGTTCGTTGTGTATACCCAACGGGTCCAGCCTTTCGCCGGACCGTGGTGGTCGTGATCCGCGTGCGCGTGATCATCATGAGCAGAAACAGCAGTCATGTTTGGCCTCCTTATAGTCCGGCTTTAAAGTTGATGACATCCATGGGCTCAATAACATCACCCATATTGTTACCCCAAGAGTTGCGGATGTAAGTCGCTACCGCAGCCAAATCCACGTCGCTCAACTGGTTGCCGAACGCTTGCATGGCGGTACCACGCACACCGTTCACCAAGACATCAATGGTCTCATCGGGCAAACCAACCACCTTAGGTGACCCAATCATCGATGGGAACACACCAGGAATACCCTGGCCAGATGTCTGGTGACAAGCGGCACAGAAGGTGTTGTAGACCTGCTGGCCACGGGTAGACAGCTCGTCCAGCGTCCATTCTTTCGAGGTCAACTCGGCCAAAGCAACGGCTTCCGCGCGCTGTTCGCTCATCCAATCGTCAAAGGCTTCCGGACTGACCGCTTCAACAACGATCGGCATAAAGGCATGGTCACGACCACACAACTCAGCGCACATACCGCGGTAGGTGCCTTCTTCCAAAATAAAGGTGTTGGCCGTATTGATGATGCCCGGCACGGCGTCTTTCTTCACTGCAAACGCGGGCACCCACCATGAGTGGATGACGTCGTTGGCGGTAATCAGAAAGCGAATAGAGCGATCCGTTGGCAGATACAGAGCATTGTCGACTTCGAGGAGGTAGTTTTCTGGCTTATCAACCACGTTCGCAATGGACTCTCGCGGTGTAGACATTGATGAGAAGAAAGACACTGGGGCTTCTCCACTGTCATCAATGTACGTGTAGCGCCAGCGCCACTGGTAGCCTTCGATCATCACAGTCACATCGGCCTGTGGATCGTCGGCATAGATTTTCGCCAGTGTAATGGTAGCCGGAACCGCCATACCGAGCAGGATAAGCAACGGAATAACCGTCCATACGACTTCCAGCTTGTGATTCTGGTCCCAGGTTTCGGCAACTGCACCACGTGATTTGCGATGCGCCCACATGGCGTAAAACATTACACCAAAAACCAAAACACCAATAACACAGCAGATGATGAAAATCAGCATGTGCAGGTTGTATACATCATTACTGATTTCGGTGACCCCACGGGTCATATTCACCTGCCACTCAGCACTGGCTAAGCCACTGAGTAGGCCAACAGCAATGAACACCACTGCTGTTGTCAGGCTCCGGAATCGAAGTCGGTTTAACATGCTTTACCTCGGCTCGACACTTTTTATAATTCGGACGAATGGCCTGTGAACACATTCACGGCCGGTTAGGATACTATTGTCGCGCAGTATATACGGGCTTGTTTTCATCTGACAGCCTTGCGCAGGCGCGACATTTAAGCCTTTTGTCAAAGGAAGGTCAACTTTCCAATAAGAATCAACGAGTTATATCCACTTAACGTGACTGAAAAAAAATTCTCCGAACGCTTGAAAAAAGCTCATGCCACCCACAGTCGCCGAGTCTGGCAAATCGCCTGGCCCTTGATGCTGGCAAATGTGAGTGCACCGCTACTGGGCTTGGTAGACATTGGTCTAATGGGGCACCAAGGAGAAAGCCGTTATCTTGCCGCCGTCACGCTGGGGGCGAATTTGTTTGCGGTGATTGCATGGGGGTTTAATTTTCTAACCATGGCGGCCAGCGGCAGCACCGCATGGCTGATGGGTCGCGGCGGTCGCGTGCTGGCTGTGCGCTGGCTATTGCGACTCCTCCCGCCCGTGGCGGTGCTGGGGTTGCTGCTCTTGTTTGCCACGCCATGGCTCATTCCACTCGGTTTGGCTTTTTATCAACCGAGCAGCGAATTGGCCAGCAGCGCCC
It contains:
- the ctaD gene encoding cytochrome c oxidase subunit I, which produces MTAVSAHDDHAHADHDHHGPAKGWTRWVYTTNHKDIGAMYMWFSFAMFLLGGFFAMIIRAELFQPGLQLVQPEFFNQMTTMHGLIMVFGAVMPAFVGLANYMIPVMIGAPDMALPRLNNMSFWILPFAFLLLVSTLFMPGGGPNFGWTFYAPLSTTYGPPSTVFFILSMHIMGISSIAGAINIIVTIWNMRAPGMDWMKMPLFVWTWLITAFLLIMVMPVLAAVITMMLLDIAGGTSFFNAAGGGSPILFQHLFWFFGHPEVYIMILPAFGIVSAIIPAFSRKKLFGYASMVYATAAIAILSFFVWAHHMFTVGIPFVGQMFFMIATMIIAVPTGVKVFNWIATMFRGSITFEVPMLFSIAFVVLFTIGGFSGLMLAIAPADFQYHDTYFVVAHFHYVLVPGAVFSIMAGVYYWLPKWTGHMFHEGLAKTHFWLSFIAVNITFFPQHFVGLAGMPRRIPDYPLQFANFNMISSMGAFLFGLSQLLFLFIVVKCVISGKKAEAKPWEGAEGLEWDLPSPMPYHTFEKPPVIK
- the coxB gene encoding cytochrome c oxidase subunit II; the protein is MLNRLRFRSLTTAVVFIAVGLLSGLASAEWQVNMTRGVTEISNDVYNLHMLIFIICCVIGVLVFGVMFYAMWAHRKSRGAVAETWDQNHKLEVVWTVIPLLILLGMAVPATITLAKIYADDPQADVTVMIEGYQWRWRYTYIDDSGEAPVSFFSSMSTPRESIANVVDKPENYLLEVDNALYLPTDRSIRFLITANDVIHSWWVPAFAVKKDAVPGIINTANTFILEEGTYRGMCAELCGRDHAFMPIVVEAVSPEAFDDWMSEQRAEAVALAELTSKEWTLDELSTRGQQVYNTFCAACHQTSGQGIPGVFPSMIGSPKVVGLPDETIDVLVNGVRGTAMQAFGNQLSDVDLAAVATYIRNSWGNNMGDVIEPMDVINFKAGL